The Chloroflexota bacterium genome window below encodes:
- a CDS encoding TIGR03936 family radical SAM-associated protein yields the protein MITRSTDQPRQRWQILFARRHPALRIRQAELLTEFERAFREAGLPLATSNAQHPRPRLKFAANLPVGIELRGEVLEAYFDDLVPIDRIQAAAELLPEGIEVVDAREVWHGFPSAASQLRAAEYEVEVRNGPELTSDALRGAVVRLLAARQLPGMRRRGESERRADAGPRDLRPLLEDAEVLEVDEEAHRGKLRLVLRLDASGAGRPEDVVGALDLPLRAGPAVRTRLLFVDTPPIAR from the coding sequence ATGATCACTAGAAGCACCGATCAGCCTCGCCAGCGCTGGCAGATCCTGTTCGCTCGCCGCCACCCCGCCCTGCGAATCCGGCAGGCGGAGCTCCTCACCGAATTCGAGCGCGCGTTTCGCGAGGCCGGCCTCCCGCTGGCAACGTCCAACGCGCAGCATCCGCGACCCAGGCTGAAGTTCGCCGCCAACCTGCCGGTCGGCATCGAGCTGCGCGGGGAGGTGCTGGAGGCGTATTTCGACGACCTGGTGCCGATCGACCGGATCCAGGCCGCCGCAGAGCTGCTCCCCGAGGGGATCGAGGTGGTCGACGCGCGCGAGGTGTGGCACGGCTTCCCGTCAGCCGCGTCCCAGCTGCGAGCCGCTGAGTACGAGGTGGAGGTCCGCAACGGGCCGGAGCTGACCAGCGATGCCCTGCGCGGAGCAGTGGTCAGGCTCCTGGCTGCTCGTCAGCTTCCCGGAATGCGGCGGAGAGGTGAGAGCGAGCGGCGCGCCGATGCGGGGCCTCGCGACCTTCGCCCGCTCCTGGAGGACGCGGAGGTGCTGGAGGTGGACGAGGAGGCGCATCGGGGCAAGCTGCGGCTGGTGCTGCGCCTCGATGCGAGTGGTGCCGGCAGGCCGGAGGACGTCGTGGGTGCCCTCGACCTGCCCCTGCGTGCAGGCCCGGCTGTCCGCACGCGCCTCCTCTTCGTTGACACTCCCCCGATCGCCCGGTAG
- the rplU gene encoding 50S ribosomal protein L21 yields MYAVLSSGGKQYRVEAGTTLMLERLDGRPGEAGAKVTFDRVLLIGDGDDVTIGTPTVAGASVSATVLGEALGPKLVIFKFKQKVKYRRRTGHRQHMTRVRIDTINPTAVRKPTAKADASEAPMKAGDVAEKPAARTARPRTRKVAVAEPAVEKAAEKPKARRAAKPKPKAEE; encoded by the coding sequence ATGTACGCCGTCCTCAGCAGCGGCGGAAAGCAATATCGGGTCGAGGCCGGCACCACGCTCATGCTCGAGCGTCTTGACGGCAGACCCGGCGAGGCCGGCGCCAAGGTCACCTTCGATCGCGTTCTGCTCATCGGCGATGGCGACGACGTCACGATCGGGACGCCAACCGTGGCGGGCGCCTCGGTGAGCGCGACGGTCCTGGGCGAGGCGCTGGGACCCAAGCTGGTCATCTTCAAGTTCAAGCAGAAGGTCAAGTACCGTCGGCGCACCGGGCACCGGCAGCACATGACACGTGTTCGGATCGACACGATCAACCCGACGGCGGTCAGGAAGCCGACCGCGAAGGCCGATGCGAGCGAGGCCCCGATGAAGGCCGGGGACGTCGCGGAGAAGCCCGCGGCGCGGACGGCGAGGCCGAGGACGAGGAAGGTGGCGGTGGCCGAGCCCGCAGTTGAGAAGGCGGCCGAGAAGCCGAAGGCTCGCCGAGCGGCGAAGCCCAAGCCGAAGGCAGAGGAGTAA
- the rpmA gene encoding 50S ribosomal protein L27: MAHKKAGSSSRNGRDSAGQRLGVKRGDGQQVNAGTIIVRQRGSTFNPGENVGMGRDYTLFATSEGTVKFSHATRRKKRVSVISSETTAA; the protein is encoded by the coding sequence ATGGCACACAAGAAGGCAGGCAGCTCAAGCCGAAACGGTCGCGACTCTGCCGGGCAGCGGCTCGGCGTCAAGCGCGGCGACGGCCAGCAGGTCAACGCTGGCACGATCATCGTTCGCCAGCGGGGGAGTACATTCAATCCGGGGGAGAACGTGGGCATGGGGCGCGACTACACCCTGTTCGCCACAAGCGAGGGGACCGTCAAGTTCAGCCACGCGACGCGTAGGAAGAAGCGCGTCAGCGTCATCAGTTCAGAAACAACAGCGGCCTAG
- the rpmE gene encoding 50S ribosomal protein L31, with the protein MKADIHPQYHQAQVHCVCGTTFTVGSTVESIRVEVCANCHPFYTGTQNIVDTAGQVERFQRRMERSQRES; encoded by the coding sequence ATGAAGGCCGACATTCATCCGCAGTACCATCAGGCGCAGGTTCACTGCGTCTGCGGGACCACGTTCACGGTCGGCTCGACCGTGGAGTCGATCCGAGTCGAGGTCTGCGCCAATTGCCACCCGTTCTACACCGGTACCCAGAACATCGTCGACACCGCCGGCCAGGTCGAGCGGTTCCAGCGACGCATGGAGCGATCGCAGCGCGAGTCGTGA
- a CDS encoding DUF1385 domain-containing protein, whose amino-acid sequence MRRHLTGWRWRLAPHLLFLVPELLAAAGPFVITSIARAGERPRFRMPDFFYGGQALIEGVMMRGRTTVAMSVRPPSGEIRTYSEPLPGAMARGRWVKVPFARGVLVLYEALVIGTRMLMRSAAIAAEGEDIQIGKGTMAVTMVISIGFAIGLFFVLPLFLSTFAERATTSDLLANLAEGGIRLAVFVAYIWLIGRMAEVRRVFAYHGAEHKAISAHEAQRPLTPGEVDRFSTAHTRCGTTFLLIVVVISIFFFGLIPRAGVPLPLLFLSRIVLVPFIAAFAYELVRFGASHYGNRVVRAIYAPGLWLQALTTRPPDHSMLEVSIASLESCLASDREAALPANP is encoded by the coding sequence GTGCGCCGCCACCTGACCGGGTGGCGGTGGCGCCTCGCCCCCCATCTCCTGTTTCTGGTCCCCGAGCTGCTGGCCGCCGCCGGCCCGTTCGTGATCACCTCGATCGCGCGCGCCGGTGAGCGGCCTCGTTTCCGGATGCCCGACTTCTTCTATGGCGGGCAGGCTCTGATCGAGGGGGTCATGATGCGCGGCCGCACGACCGTGGCCATGAGCGTCCGACCGCCCTCCGGCGAGATCCGGACCTACAGTGAGCCACTCCCCGGGGCGATGGCTCGCGGCAGGTGGGTCAAGGTGCCATTCGCCCGTGGCGTCCTGGTCCTCTACGAGGCGCTGGTGATCGGCACGCGCATGCTGATGCGCTCGGCGGCGATCGCGGCCGAGGGCGAGGACATCCAGATCGGGAAGGGCACCATGGCCGTGACGATGGTGATCTCGATCGGGTTCGCGATTGGCCTCTTCTTCGTCCTGCCGCTCTTCCTTTCGACCTTCGCGGAGCGAGCCACGACCAGCGACCTGCTCGCCAACCTGGCCGAGGGGGGAATTCGCCTGGCCGTGTTCGTCGCCTACATCTGGCTGATCGGGCGCATGGCCGAGGTTCGTCGCGTGTTCGCCTATCACGGGGCGGAGCACAAGGCCATCAGCGCCCACGAGGCTCAGCGTCCGCTGACGCCCGGGGAGGTCGATCGCTTCAGCACGGCCCACACGCGCTGCGGCACGACCTTCCTGCTGATCGTGGTGGTCATCAGCATCTTCTTCTTCGGCCTTATCCCCCGGGCCGGCGTACCGCTCCCGCTCCTCTTCCTGTCGCGGATCGTGCTGGTCCCCTTCATTGCCGCCTTCGCCTACGAGCTCGTGCGATTCGGGGCGAGCCACTATGGCAACCGCGTTGTCCGCGCCATCTACGCCCCCGGCCTCTGGCTGCAGGCGCTCACCACCCGACCCCCGGACCACAGCATGCTGGAGGTGAGCATCGCGTCGCTCGAATCATGCCTGGCGTCGGATCGCGAGGCGGCGCTTCCGGCGAACCCGTGA
- the prfA gene encoding peptide chain release factor 1: protein MIDRLRQIESTYDAVVAEMATPAAASDPARLQALGRELSRLEPVVEAIRAWSAVRDELEATRSMAHDPDEEVRAMAREELAALEAREQVIDQDLRRLLVPRDPNDDRDVILEVRAGTGGDEAALFAGDLYRMYARYAERRRWKFDLISVSEGGGGGVKEAIAEIAGQGAYSRLKFESGVHRVQRVPTTEAAGRIHTSTATVSILPEADEVEIQIPDKDLRIDVYRSSGPGGQSVNTTDSAVRITHLPSGLVVAIQDEKSQHKNKAKALAVLRARLLELEQSRQAEERGDQRRSQVGSGERAEKIRTYNFPDDRVTDHRVGVTVHNLPGLLEGDLDRLIEPLAEADQAARLARIGADDTL, encoded by the coding sequence GTGATCGATCGACTGCGCCAGATCGAGTCGACCTACGACGCGGTCGTCGCGGAGATGGCGACGCCGGCGGCGGCCAGCGACCCGGCACGCCTGCAGGCGCTGGGTCGAGAGCTCTCCCGCCTGGAGCCGGTGGTGGAGGCGATCCGCGCCTGGTCCGCGGTCCGGGATGAGCTGGAGGCGACGCGGTCGATGGCGCATGACCCCGACGAGGAGGTGCGCGCCATGGCGCGCGAGGAGCTGGCCGCGCTCGAGGCTCGTGAGCAGGTCATCGACCAGGACCTGCGCCGGCTGCTGGTCCCGCGCGACCCGAATGACGATCGAGACGTGATCCTGGAGGTCCGCGCCGGGACCGGCGGCGACGAGGCCGCCCTGTTTGCCGGCGACCTGTACCGCATGTACGCCCGCTATGCCGAGCGGAGGCGCTGGAAGTTCGACCTGATCTCCGTCAGCGAGGGCGGCGGCGGCGGGGTGAAGGAGGCGATCGCCGAGATCGCCGGCCAGGGGGCCTACTCGCGCCTGAAGTTCGAGAGCGGCGTGCACCGCGTGCAGCGGGTGCCGACAACCGAGGCGGCGGGCCGGATCCACACGTCGACCGCAACCGTCAGCATCCTGCCTGAGGCCGATGAGGTCGAGATCCAGATCCCTGACAAGGACCTCCGGATTGACGTCTACCGATCGAGCGGGCCGGGCGGGCAGAGCGTCAACACCACCGACAGCGCGGTGCGCATCACGCACCTGCCGAGCGGGCTGGTGGTGGCCATCCAGGATGAGAAGAGCCAGCACAAGAACAAGGCCAAGGCGCTGGCCGTCCTCCGCGCTCGGCTGCTGGAACTGGAGCAGTCAAGGCAGGCCGAGGAACGCGGCGACCAGCGCCGGTCCCAGGTGGGCAGCGGTGAGCGCGCCGAGAAGATCCGCACCTACAACTTTCCCGACGACCGGGTCACCGACCATCGCGTCGGTGTCACCGTGCACAACCTGCCCGGCCTGCTCGAGGGTGATCTCGACCGGTTGATCGAGCCACTGGCTGAGGCCGATCAGGCCGCGCGCCTCGCGCGGATCGGCGCCGATGACACCCTCTGA
- the prmC gene encoding peptide chain release factor N(5)-glutamine methyltransferase, which yields MTPSESVAGAVLPQASAGRLVAATAFSLRAAGIPSPRLDAELLVGHAFGRDRAWLHAHPDAELGPREASLLAGWIERRAAGEPIAYIRGFKEWLSLRIATDARALIPRPETELLVEAAIGEIAAHLVRGEETVQAWEVATGSGAVALAIALRFRTAIALGRLRLAASDLSAEALELASENLAAHGVGGTVTLACGDLLEPAALRDGRADLLIANLPYLTSAQVETGKGSLAWEPRRALDGGVDGLDLLRRLINDLPTAIASDGAALLEIGEGQAAPVREMLAALPSRTSVTTLLDLAGIERVVRVAFV from the coding sequence ATGACACCCTCTGAGTCAGTGGCGGGAGCGGTGCTGCCCCAGGCCAGCGCCGGCCGCCTCGTGGCGGCAACCGCGTTCTCGCTGCGAGCCGCCGGGATTCCCTCGCCGCGCCTGGATGCCGAGCTCCTGGTTGGACATGCCTTCGGCCGCGATCGCGCCTGGCTGCATGCCCACCCCGACGCCGAGCTGGGCCCACGAGAAGCCAGCCTGCTGGCAGGATGGATCGAGCGGCGTGCTGCAGGCGAGCCGATTGCCTATATCCGCGGCTTCAAGGAATGGCTCTCGCTGCGAATCGCGACCGACGCCCGAGCCCTCATTCCGCGTCCGGAGACGGAGCTGCTGGTCGAGGCCGCCATCGGCGAGATCGCCGCGCATCTGGTCCGAGGCGAGGAGACGGTGCAGGCCTGGGAGGTGGCGACCGGGAGTGGTGCGGTCGCCCTCGCCATCGCGCTGCGCTTCCGAACCGCTATCGCGCTCGGGCGGCTTCGCCTCGCGGCCAGCGACCTGTCGGCAGAGGCGCTCGAGCTCGCCTCGGAGAACCTGGCAGCGCACGGGGTGGGAGGCACGGTGACGCTCGCGTGCGGCGACCTGCTCGAGCCGGCGGCGTTGCGCGATGGTCGGGCCGACCTGCTCATCGCCAACCTGCCGTACCTGACCAGCGCCCAGGTCGAGACCGGCAAGGGCTCGCTCGCCTGGGAGCCGCGGCGCGCCCTCGACGGTGGAGTCGATGGCCTCGACCTGCTGCGGCGGCTCATCAACGATCTCCCCACAGCCATCGCCTCCGACGGGGCGGCGCTGCTGGAGATCGGGGAGGGACAGGCTGCGCCCGTCCGCGAGATGCTGGCGGCGCTCCCGTCGAGGACCTCGGTCACCACCCTGCTGGACCTCGCGGGCATCGAGCGAGTCGTCCGCGTGGCGTTCGTCTGA
- a CDS encoding L-threonylcarbamoyladenylate synthase: MADRLTGDQAGIARAAELLRAGELVAFPTDTVYGIGCRIGDPAALARIFTAKRRDPEKAIPWLVASRAEVAGSGFRVDDRALQLAERFWPGALTLVLPAVDGGATQAFRVPAHDVALSLLAATGPMAVTSANRSGEPETLDADDVAIAFADSEEPSAILDGGRVPGGVASSVLDLSGPVARMLREGAVSRAEVEGLIGPID, translated from the coding sequence ATGGCCGATCGGCTGACGGGCGACCAGGCTGGCATCGCCCGCGCGGCGGAGCTGCTGCGGGCGGGGGAGCTGGTCGCATTCCCGACAGACACCGTGTACGGCATCGGCTGCCGGATCGGAGACCCCGCCGCGCTGGCGCGCATCTTCACCGCCAAGCGGCGTGACCCGGAGAAGGCCATCCCATGGCTGGTGGCGTCCCGCGCCGAGGTGGCCGGGTCGGGGTTCCGGGTCGACGATCGCGCACTCCAGCTCGCCGAGCGCTTCTGGCCCGGCGCCCTGACCCTGGTGCTCCCGGCGGTGGACGGGGGCGCAACGCAGGCCTTCCGGGTTCCGGCGCACGACGTGGCGCTCTCACTCCTGGCGGCAACCGGACCGATGGCCGTGACCAGCGCCAACCGATCGGGCGAGCCGGAGACCCTCGATGCGGACGACGTGGCCATCGCGTTCGCCGATTCGGAGGAGCCGTCCGCCATCCTCGATGGGGGACGGGTGCCGGGCGGGGTGGCCTCGTCGGTGCTGGACCTGAGCGGCCCCGTGGCGCGGATGTTGCGCGAGGGTGCCGTGTCCCGCGCCGAGGTCGAGGGGCTGATCGGGCCGATAGACTAG
- the rpiB gene encoding ribose 5-phosphate isomerase B translates to MRVAIGSDHAGFALKGELCSLLDELRVEYRDFGTFSADAVDYPDFVAPVARAVSRGDYELGIVIGGSGTGEAIVANKVRGIRCVQATNPVVARLAREHNDANVIAFGARIIGTEVAKACLREFLSSQFAGGRHIARLEKLAKIEAEEAGR, encoded by the coding sequence ATGCGCGTCGCCATCGGCTCCGACCATGCCGGCTTCGCCCTCAAGGGTGAGCTCTGCAGCCTGCTCGACGAGCTGCGGGTCGAGTACCGCGACTTCGGGACCTTCTCCGCCGATGCCGTCGACTACCCCGATTTCGTGGCACCGGTGGCCAGGGCCGTCTCCCGCGGCGACTACGAGCTGGGGATCGTCATTGGCGGAAGCGGGACCGGCGAGGCGATCGTCGCCAACAAGGTGCGCGGCATCCGCTGCGTCCAGGCCACCAACCCCGTGGTTGCCCGCCTGGCGCGCGAGCATAACGACGCGAACGTGATCGCCTTCGGCGCTCGCATCATCGGCACCGAGGTGGCCAAGGCCTGCCTCCGCGAGTTCCTGTCAAGCCAGTTCGCGGGTGGTCGCCACATCGCTCGGCTGGAGAAGCTGGCGAAGATCGAGGCGGAGGAGGCGGGGCGCTGA
- a CDS encoding aconitase X catalytic domain-containing protein, with protein MSLALDDRDRSILSGAAGDGAALAMRLVVRTAEVLGAERLIPITRAHVDSCLYHGEATIDFAERLIHGGAQVTVPTTLNVGGVDLLHPELWRGDPVIAERGRLLMGHYRSLGCQPTYTCAPYQLADARPSFGEQVAWAESNAIVFCNSVLGARTERYGDFTDIACAITGRVPDAGLHRTDARRAVLVLRLGPDVPAALLEDDSLYPVLGIVLGRRAGSRVGVVAGLPSGLSEERLKALGAAAASSGAVAMFHAIGSTPEAPTLDAALQGREPEEVLQVGMAELRSAHDELTTAQGGAPPETPIGTVSLGTPHASLGELRAVERELAGARPAPGVELLVSTARTLLAEAEGEGLAGRLRSLGVELLVDTCSYIAPILRPSPLPAMTDSGKWAFYAPGNIGVEVVFGSLRECVRSAVEGRVWRDADVWGTA; from the coding sequence CTGAGCCTTGCCCTCGACGATCGCGATCGGTCGATCCTGTCCGGTGCGGCCGGAGACGGCGCCGCCCTGGCGATGCGCCTGGTGGTGCGAACGGCCGAGGTCCTGGGTGCCGAGCGCCTGATCCCGATCACGCGGGCCCACGTCGATTCCTGCCTGTACCACGGCGAGGCGACGATCGACTTCGCGGAGCGGCTGATTCACGGCGGCGCCCAGGTGACCGTCCCGACCACGCTGAACGTCGGCGGGGTCGACCTGCTGCACCCGGAGCTGTGGCGCGGCGATCCGGTGATCGCTGAACGCGGGCGTCTGCTGATGGGCCATTACCGGTCGCTCGGCTGCCAGCCAACCTATACCTGCGCTCCCTACCAGCTGGCCGATGCGCGGCCGTCGTTCGGCGAGCAGGTGGCATGGGCCGAGTCGAACGCCATCGTCTTCTGCAACAGCGTGCTGGGTGCGCGGACGGAGCGTTACGGCGACTTCACCGATATCGCCTGCGCGATCACCGGCCGGGTCCCCGATGCCGGCCTCCACCGAACCGACGCCCGGCGTGCCGTGCTGGTCCTGCGGCTCGGGCCGGATGTCCCTGCCGCCCTGCTGGAGGACGACTCCCTCTACCCGGTGCTCGGGATCGTCCTCGGCAGGCGGGCGGGGAGTCGGGTGGGGGTCGTCGCCGGCCTGCCGTCCGGCCTTTCGGAGGAGCGATTGAAGGCCCTCGGCGCGGCCGCCGCCTCATCGGGCGCGGTCGCGATGTTCCACGCCATCGGCTCGACACCCGAGGCGCCGACCCTGGATGCGGCGCTCCAGGGCCGTGAGCCGGAGGAGGTCTTGCAGGTCGGCATGGCCGAGCTGCGCAGCGCGCATGACGAGCTCACGACCGCGCAGGGCGGTGCCCCGCCCGAAACGCCGATCGGCACTGTCTCGCTCGGAACCCCGCACGCGTCGCTGGGCGAGCTGCGCGCGGTGGAGCGCGAGCTGGCGGGTGCCCGTCCCGCGCCCGGCGTCGAGCTGCTGGTGTCCACCGCGCGGACGCTCCTGGCGGAAGCGGAGGGGGAGGGCCTCGCCGGGCGTCTCCGCTCGCTGGGGGTCGAGCTGCTGGTCGATACGTGCAGCTACATCGCGCCGATCCTGCGCCCGAGCCCGCTGCCCGCGATGACCGATTCGGGGAAGTGGGCCTTCTACGCGCCGGGCAACATCGGCGTCGAGGTCGTCTTCGGCTCACTGAGGGAGTGCGTGCGCTCTGCCGTGGAGGGCCGCGTCTGGCGGGATGCTGATGTGTGGGGCACGGCATGA
- a CDS encoding DUF126 domain-containing protein: MKGMVLADGAARGQALVLDEPLSFWGGVDPASGAIIDVRHPQLGISLKGRVLVMSSVRGSSSSSSVLAETVRAGCAPAAILLGEPDLILAVGAAVAEELYGIRVPVLQLQLADLGAIPGGAAVSIGEGGEVTLG; the protein is encoded by the coding sequence ATGAAGGGCATGGTCCTGGCCGATGGCGCCGCCCGTGGCCAGGCGCTCGTCCTTGATGAGCCGCTCTCCTTCTGGGGCGGGGTCGACCCGGCGAGCGGCGCGATCATCGACGTCCGGCATCCGCAGCTCGGCATCTCGCTCAAGGGCCGTGTGCTGGTGATGAGCTCGGTCCGCGGCTCCTCCTCTTCCTCGTCGGTGCTGGCCGAGACCGTCCGAGCCGGCTGCGCTCCTGCCGCAATCCTGCTGGGGGAGCCTGACCTGATCCTGGCGGTCGGTGCGGCGGTCGCCGAGGAGCTCTACGGCATCCGCGTGCCCGTCCTCCAGCTCCAGCTGGCGGACCTGGGAGCCATTCCGGGTGGCGCGGCGGTCTCCATCGGCGAGGGCGGCGAGGTCACGCTCGGCTGA
- a CDS encoding GNAT family N-acetyltransferase codes for MISTGLMKSPAYAITLPERFTDLPRDYAEELANPSARYWLAEEDGRAIGPAGLAPSDPGVMVPEGAWYLEDAKTDPAARGRGVARALLAAAFAEARAAGANDCVVDWRTASLPADRTWTALGFKPTEFRLHRHIDERIAWAGGMPG; via the coding sequence ATGATCTCGACCGGACTCATGAAGTCGCCTGCCTACGCGATCACGCTGCCCGAGCGCTTCACCGACCTTCCTCGCGACTACGCCGAAGAGCTGGCCAACCCCTCCGCGCGCTACTGGTTGGCAGAGGAGGATGGCCGAGCCATCGGCCCCGCGGGACTCGCCCCGTCGGATCCCGGCGTGATGGTCCCCGAGGGTGCGTGGTACCTGGAGGACGCCAAGACGGACCCGGCGGCTCGTGGCCGCGGCGTGGCCCGTGCGCTGCTGGCTGCCGCCTTCGCCGAGGCACGCGCGGCCGGAGCGAACGACTGCGTCGTCGATTGGCGGACCGCCTCGCTGCCGGCCGATCGAACCTGGACTGCGCTCGGCTTCAAGCCGACCGAATTCCGCCTGCACCGGCACATCGACGAGCGGATCGCCTGGGCCGGCGGCATGCCCGGTTAG
- the glyA gene encoding serine hydroxymethyltransferase: MDPWAPLEIEDPEIYRVVRAEEERTRSNLELIASESYPSLAVLQATGSILTGKYAEGYPGRRYYGGCEVVDQGEELARDRAKQLFGAEHVNVQPHAGAQANMAVYHALLERGDTVLGLALDQGGHLTHGSPVNFSGQYYNFVAYHVDRETHLIDMDEVQALAREHRPKMIVTGATAYPRFWDFAAFRAIADEVGAYLMTDMAHFAGLVAADVHPSPVPHAHVVTTTTHKTLRGPRGGMILCHEELAKAIDKAVFPALQGGPLEHVIAAKAVAFRQAMSAEFRRDMEQTVANARELAAGLVAASAAVVTGGTDNHLMLVDVRPLGVTGKEADLALGEVRITVNRNTIPYDPNPPMVASGIRVGTPAVTGRGMKEAEMGQVAQLIVDGIAARGNPEAQAAIRDRVAQIVDRFPVPGLPQTLVAGHATA; this comes from the coding sequence ATGGATCCCTGGGCCCCGCTCGAGATTGAAGATCCCGAGATCTACCGCGTGGTTCGCGCCGAGGAGGAGCGGACGCGGTCGAACCTGGAGCTGATCGCGTCGGAGAGCTACCCGTCGCTCGCCGTGCTCCAGGCGACCGGCTCGATCCTGACCGGCAAGTACGCGGAAGGATATCCCGGGCGGCGCTACTACGGCGGCTGCGAGGTGGTCGACCAGGGGGAGGAGCTGGCCCGGGACCGTGCGAAGCAGCTGTTCGGGGCCGAGCACGTCAACGTGCAGCCGCACGCCGGTGCGCAGGCCAACATGGCGGTCTACCACGCGCTGCTCGAGCGGGGCGACACCGTGCTCGGCCTGGCGCTCGACCAGGGCGGCCACCTGACCCACGGATCCCCGGTGAACTTCAGTGGCCAGTACTACAACTTCGTCGCCTATCACGTGGACCGCGAGACGCACCTGATCGACATGGATGAGGTGCAGGCGCTGGCGCGGGAGCATCGGCCGAAGATGATCGTCACCGGCGCGACCGCCTACCCACGCTTCTGGGACTTCGCCGCGTTCCGGGCCATCGCCGACGAGGTCGGCGCCTACCTCATGACCGATATGGCGCATTTCGCCGGCCTGGTGGCAGCCGACGTGCATCCCAGTCCCGTTCCGCACGCTCACGTGGTCACGACCACCACCCACAAGACGCTGCGTGGGCCGCGCGGCGGGATGATCCTGTGCCACGAGGAGCTCGCCAAGGCGATCGACAAGGCCGTCTTCCCGGCACTCCAGGGCGGGCCGCTGGAGCACGTGATCGCTGCCAAGGCGGTCGCCTTCCGACAGGCGATGAGCGCCGAGTTCCGGCGCGACATGGAGCAGACCGTGGCGAACGCGCGCGAGCTGGCCGCCGGCCTGGTCGCCGCGAGTGCGGCGGTCGTCACCGGCGGGACCGATAACCACCTGATGCTGGTCGACGTGCGACCCCTGGGCGTCACGGGCAAGGAGGCCGACCTGGCGCTCGGCGAGGTCCGCATCACGGTCAATCGCAACACGATCCCGTACGACCCAAACCCGCCGATGGTGGCGAGCGGGATCCGGGTCGGGACGCCCGCGGTGACGGGCCGCGGCATGAAGGAGGCGGAGATGGGCCAGGTGGCCCAGCTGATCGTCGACGGCATCGCCGCTCGCGGCAATCCCGAGGCGCAGGCGGCGATCCGCGATCGCGTGGCGCAGATCGTCGATCGCTTCCCGGTTCCGGGCCTGCCCCAGACGCTGGTGGCCGGCCACGCAACCGCCTAG
- a CDS encoding AtpZ/AtpI family protein: MGPDQGKGERPPSANWAVAFDLGLRLGISVILGVGGGLLVDSWLRTSPIFTLIGMVLGIGAAMYTIWDVARQSMRR, encoded by the coding sequence ATGGGGCCTGACCAGGGCAAGGGCGAGCGTCCGCCAAGCGCCAATTGGGCGGTGGCCTTCGACCTTGGCCTGCGGTTGGGGATCTCGGTCATCCTGGGCGTCGGGGGCGGCCTGCTGGTGGACAGCTGGCTGCGCACCAGTCCGATCTTCACGCTGATCGGGATGGTGCTGGGGATCGGAGCAGCCATGTACACGATCTGGGATGTCGCGCGGCAGAGCATGAGGAGATAG
- the atpB gene encoding F0F1 ATP synthase subunit A, which produces MVHVDIAAETLFAIGPLIVTNSMVGALLASILLLLAARWFTRRSGIVPSRGQSVIELPIEFLAGIVRGTGGKRWRQFVPLILAIFLFVLTANWLSLLPGVGTIGLWEGEGEHRILVPFVRAGAADLNFTLGLALISFVAFIMFGLRANGARGYLKELLIAEPAYMTPLLTPIHLISELSRVISLSMRLFGNVFAGEVLLATMLALTTATLFTLPLAFVVPGVFIGLELLFGLVQALVFALLSMTYITLAIAEHRQHGSADDHAGEAPEQGTAPAHGAA; this is translated from the coding sequence GTGGTACACGTCGACATCGCAGCCGAGACGCTCTTCGCGATCGGGCCGCTGATCGTCACCAACTCGATGGTCGGGGCGCTCCTCGCATCGATCCTGCTGCTGCTCGCGGCCCGCTGGTTCACGCGTCGCTCCGGGATCGTGCCCAGCCGCGGACAGAGCGTCATCGAGCTGCCGATCGAGTTCCTGGCCGGGATCGTGCGTGGCACCGGCGGCAAGCGCTGGCGCCAGTTCGTCCCACTGATCCTCGCCATCTTCCTGTTCGTGCTGACGGCCAACTGGCTGAGCCTGCTTCCGGGGGTCGGCACCATCGGCCTCTGGGAAGGCGAGGGGGAGCATCGAATCCTCGTCCCGTTCGTGCGCGCGGGGGCCGCCGACCTGAACTTCACGCTGGGGCTGGCGCTCATCTCCTTCGTCGCGTTCATCATGTTCGGGCTCCGCGCCAACGGCGCGCGCGGCTACCTGAAGGAGCTGCTGATCGCCGAGCCGGCCTACATGACGCCGCTGCTGACCCCGATCCACCTGATCAGCGAGCTGTCCCGGGTCATCAGCCTCTCGATGCGGCTCTTCGGCAACGTCTTCGCCGGCGAGGTGCTGCTGGCCACCATGCTGGCGCTCACGACGGCGACCCTCTTCACCCTGCCGCTGGCCTTCGTCGTGCCGGGCGTCTTCATTGGCCTCGAGCTGCTCTTCGGGCTGGTGCAGGCGCTCGTCTTCGCGCTCCTCTCCATGACCTACATCACGCTGGCGATCGCGGAGCATCGCCAGCACGGCTCAGCCGACGACCATGCGGGCGAGGCGCCCGAGCAAGGCACCGCGCCGGCACACGGCGCGGCGTAA